The sequence GCGGCCCGTACGTTCATGGCCCAACTCGACCAGTTCGTGACGACCCTGAACCACAGCCGGGGCCAGATCATCGACACGATGCAGCACCTGAACGGGCTGACGAAACTCGTCAATGCCGAGTCCGGGGACGTCGCGTCCGCGATCGATCAACTGTCCCGGGCCACCCAGGTCCTCGCCGAGCAGAAGACAGCGATCGTGGCGATGCTGGGGCACCTTGATCGGTTCAGCCAGGAGGCGACCAGGACCGTACGCCAGTCCGGCAGTGCGATCGTTGCGGACCTTGCAGCCTTGCGGCCGGTCCTGACCCAGTTGGCTTCGACGGGCAACGATCTGCCGCGCGCGATCGAGCCGATCCTCAGTTTCCCGTTCCCGGACGTCGTCCTGACAGCGGTCGTCGGTGACTTCGTCAATCTGGATGTCCTGCTGGACCTGTCGCCGCTGATCATCGCCGGGCAGCTGGCTGGCCAACGCACCATCCTGACGGGCCCGATCAGCGGACTGACCGGCCTGCTGACACCTCCACCGTCGACGACTGGCAAACGGCCGAACCCGGCGCCCCTGCCGGGCGATCTGTCGAGCCTGCTGCCCGGACTCGGGGCGCTGCTGGGAGGGGGGTCATGAGGGCCGCCGTCCGGGTGCGACTGCTGGTCTTCGTCCTGCTCGGAGCCGTGGCCGTTGCGTACGTCGGCGGTCGTTACGCGGGGCTGACCGGGCTCCTCTCCTCGAACACGTACAAGGTCACGATCGAGTTGGCGCGAAGCGGCGGCCTTTTCCCGCGCGCCGAGGTGGACTGGCGCGGCACCACCGTGGGTCGGGTCACGGACATGACCGTCCAGCGGACCGGCGTCCTGGTGACCATCGAGATCGGGGATCGGTGGCGGATCCCCGACGCGCTGGTCGCGGCAGTCCACAATCGTTCAGCGGTGGGGGAGCAGTACCTCGAACTGGAGCCCACCCGCGATGGTGGACCGTTCCTGCACGACGGATCCAGGATCGACCAGAGCCAGACGTCCACACCCATCGAGGACCAACAGCTCCTGTTGGCGCTGCACCGCCTCACGACGAGCATCGACACCGGTGCGTTGCGTACGGTCGTCGACCAGGCCGCAGTGGCGCTCCAGGGGTCGGGTCCGGACATCGCCAACCTCATCACCGACTGGCGGATCATCCTCGAGCAGGCCAACAGCAGCTTGCCAGCCCAGCTCGCGCTTCTGGCCAGCGCCCACGACGTCCTGTCCACGCAGGCTCACCTGGCACCGGTGATCGCTGGATGGGCGCGCGACACTCTCACCGTCACGCGGGTGCTGTCAGGCCACGCCGGCGACCTCACCACCATCCTGGCTGCCGGGACGCGTGCAGCACGGACCCTGAACGAGCTGGCAACGGCCCTGCAGACGGCGCTGCCGCCGCTGCTGGCCGGTCTGGTGCCGGTGGCACAGTTGTTGAGTACGCGGGTGTCGGGTCTGGAGGAGACCCTCGTGGCCCTGCCGTGGGCTCTCGCGAGCGCGCAGACGCCGGGACGCAACGGGCTCGCCCACTTCACGTTCGTCGGTACGTCGGACCCGGCCGCCTGCCAACAGGGCTACATCCCACCCAGCAGGTGGCGCTCCGCCCTGGACTCGACGCGGTCGGCCGTGCCACCGACCATCGGGTGTACGCAGCCCGGAGCTGTTCCTCGCGGCGCGGCGAGCGTGCACGGGAACTGACATGGATGTCTGGGTCTGGATCGTCAGCAGCGCGTTGGCTGCGCTCTTCCTCCTTGCCGGCACGACGACGGTGATCAGACCGACATCAGTGCTGCTGGCCGACCCGAAACTCGGTCTGCTCGCAACCTGGCCACCCTGGTTGATCAAGGTGGTCGGAACGCTCGAGATCGCTGGCGCAGCCGGCCTCGTACTGCCACCGGCTGCGGAGGTGGCGACATGGTTGGCAGGAGCTGCTGCGGTTGGGCTGGCGGCGTTGATGGCCGGAGCGCT comes from Nocardioides baekrokdamisoli and encodes:
- a CDS encoding MCE family protein, producing MRAAVRVRLLVFVLLGAVAVAYVGGRYAGLTGLLSSNTYKVTIELARSGGLFPRAEVDWRGTTVGRVTDMTVQRTGVLVTIEIGDRWRIPDALVAAVHNRSAVGEQYLELEPTRDGGPFLHDGSRIDQSQTSTPIEDQQLLLALHRLTTSIDTGALRTVVDQAAVALQGSGPDIANLITDWRIILEQANSSLPAQLALLASAHDVLSTQAHLAPVIAGWARDTLTVTRVLSGHAGDLTTILAAGTRAARTLNELATALQTALPPLLAGLVPVAQLLSTRVSGLEETLVALPWALASAQTPGRNGLAHFTFVGTSDPAACQQGYIPPSRWRSALDSTRSAVPPTIGCTQPGAVPRGAASVHGN
- a CDS encoding MCE family protein, producing the protein MTARLVAVFALAVVALTGCTFRGLASLPLPGSPPVGDHSYVVTAEFANALTLTPDETVRYRGVVVGRVESIARDGWNARVTLRLNAADQVPANVFAHIGQSSLLGEKFVALEALSAPSGQLGAGATIGLANTSSGHEVEQVLGSLSLLLNGGGLSQVSSITKELRQALGDDGAARTFMAQLDQFVTTLNHSRGQIIDTMQHLNGLTKLVNAESGDVASAIDQLSRATQVLAEQKTAIVAMLGHLDRFSQEATRTVRQSGSAIVADLAALRPVLTQLASTGNDLPRAIEPILSFPFPDVVLTAVVGDFVNLDVLLDLSPLIIAGQLAGQRTILTGPISGLTGLLTPPPSTTGKRPNPAPLPGDLSSLLPGLGALLGGGS
- a CDS encoding DoxX family protein; this translates as MDVWVWIVSSALAALFLLAGTTTVIRPTSVLLADPKLGLLATWPPWLIKVVGTLEIAGAAGLVLPPAAEVATWLAGAAAVGLAALMAGALVAHALRREWQQLLLCSATLVMAVFVAASRLS